Genomic window (Cyanobacteria bacterium GSL.Bin1):
AACGTTTACGGTGGAGTCATTTTCAGTCAACGCGTGTTACTCACCTTAGTCGAAAAAGGCATGACGCGGGAAGATGCTTATCAAGTCGTTCAAGAGTGTGCCCATCAAGCCTGGAATCAAAGTGACGGCAACTTCTATCAATTAATTTCTCAAAACCCAACAGTTCAGAGAACTCTATCTAAAAGTGAGATTGAAGCTTGTTTCGATCCGCAACATCATCTCCAAAATTTAGATGACATTTATCAGCGCTTAGGCATTTAATGCTGAGAGGGCGAACAGCGGTTCGCCTATGCAGTTATTAGCCCCTACATCAAATAAGAAACGAGCCAAATTTTTGTTTGGAGAAGGAATTGAGGCATTTTCTTTGAATTCAAATTTCTGGAGAGTAAGGTCAAAAATTGTTTATGGAACAAGTCTTTCATGATCTAAATCTAACGATGTATGAATTTATACCATTTATCAAAAGTCACTGGAAACATAGCCCCAGTTTGTAGAAAGGTCTGACTTAGGATCTCTCTAACCACTTTTGAGAATTGGTATTAGATCACCTAAAAAGTTTCTGCAAAAACGACGAGCTTGCCAGCGCGATCGCTGCTTCTGTTATCCACCACCTTGAACTTTAAACCAATTTTGAAAAGCGCGATTATTTTAGGGGAAAGAAAGCGCGATCCGTTATTACATTAAGCAAGTTTCAGCGCGATCAATAATTCAATTTTTGATAAAATATAAACAGCTAAATCTAATAGAAAATAAAAGATCATTGATCAAATTTAAGAGAGGTATCAAACAATGGGAATGCCCTGTGAAGTCAACAGTATTCTAAAATTAAAGCCCTCCCAAGGCTACCCTGCAAAATTAGAAATGGGTAAACGATATCAAGCTGTTAAAGAAGATTACAGAATTATTCCTGTAGATGTTCCCATTCTATTAGTCGATGAAAATTGGCTGGCTCATGCAGATATTAAAATTTGTAAGCTGATTTGGGAAAATGGAGTAACTACCGTAGAATTTGAAATTGATCGAATTTATCAAACGCCATTCTTGACAAAAGAGTAGCAATATGTTTAAAACTAAATGGCTATGCTTGACCAAAGCAATTAGCTATGAATTTGATTATTTAGCGCGAAAATTCCAATTAATTCAGGCTTTAATATTTTTTGTATTTCTGATTGTCCTAGTGATTATTTCTTTAGGCGATACCCAATCATTTTTCATTGGCGAGGATAGTCCAATCCCCGATGAGTGGATATTACTGAAAGATAAAAATATTGCTACATTTATATCAATTACTGTCATTATAAGTTCCTATGTTCTACCGTGGCTATCTAGCTTTTTAGCAAGTCGAGAAGAGGCGAAAGAAATTTCTGTAGCAGTTCAAGAAAATGTTATTCCAGCCGTTAATATCGAACTAATTAAATTAAGAGATGAGATTGTAGGGAAGTTTAACTTAGATGGAACGGTACGAATCTCTGTCTTTATTCCTGTTCGTCAAGGATTTTTACAATGGGCTTTTAGGATAGTTTGCTATACTTATGAGATTCGTCCTAAAGAACTAAAAGCACGGCTAGACCTTAATGAAGGAGTCATTGGTTATACCTTTCTTAGAAACCAAAAACATTGCATAGAATTTATTGATGTTTCTCCTAATGCTCGTTTACCTGCAAGCTACAAACCCCTATCAGGAGAAAATTCAACCCTAATTAATCGGGATATACAAGCTGTACTGGTCGCTGCGATGTTCGAGGAAGGATCAGTTGCAGGATTGTTAGCAATTGATACCTATGAAATTGACAACATCCCAAAAATGGAGGATAATTTGCTGCATGATACAGCATTAGACTGGGTCATAGAAAGAAGCAACGTAATTAGGTTGATCTGGAGAGTAAGTAATGACATCTGAATTGTTGTCACGCATTCCCAAGCACAGAAGAGTCCTCAAAGAAGTTATTGAGGATGGGAGTGCTAAAACATTTGTCTATGAAAGTTTAGAAGAGGAAACCAAATCAGCTTCTAATCGCTTAGTCCGTTGGTTGAAAGCAAGACGCAGGAGACATAAGCCTCGGGACAAAAGAAAATTTAGCCTCTACCGTAGAAGACGCTGACTATTTAGCAAAAGGTGTTCTTTCTGGCTTAGAAACTCGTTATCACGACATTTCCTTTGCTTGCTTTTGGAATCAACGCTTCTCTCCCTTCGATATTTCAGATTTACAAGTCGCACCCATTCTCAAAAAATACCAAGAACCCGCTCAAGCAAAGGTTAACTATTTAATTATTGTTAAATCCATTATTTCCGGGGCTTGTGTTGTCAAAACCAATTTAACCAATCTCATTCAAAAAATTGAACCTGAACAGATTTTTGTCGTCGCCCCTGTTATCTATGAAGGTACGGAAGAAAAACTCAAAGCCGAGTTTGAAGAAGACATCTATCGAGGTGCGCTTTCCAATGGGTTGGAAACCGACCCTTGGATCGCACCTCAATTTCACTTCTTTTACTTCGCCCGTGATGATAAGCGTAAAAAATCAGGTGAAGTGATTCCTGGAATCGGCGTTATGGTTTATAAGCGATTAGGATTTGAGGGACAAGCAGAGAAGAATAAATATGTTCCAGAACTTGTCAAAACTCGAAGACAAAAAATGCTAGCTCGTTAATTGGGATTAAGGAATTAAGAAGCGCGATCAAGATTGACTATTAAAATCTTAATCCTTTATGCTAACTGGAACGAGAAACAAAGAAAATAGCTGCTAAAACAATTAAACCGAGTAAGGCGAGGGGAACGAGAAAATTAATCGGTTCAATCATTTCATTTCCTGCTGATCGTTGCGTCTATCTAAAATTTTAAGCCTTAACCCTTTGGGAATCTGGGAGTGAAGTACGCCATTTTTATATATACCGCAGCCTAACTCGTAGTTATCGTAGCGTACATGAACAAAACCCGGTTCTACGGACGTATTGACAAGTTGGGATTCTCCCAGGAAAAAGCGTTGCACTGCACTGAAATGATGTAGCAAGATAACATTGCGCTTAATCTGAGATCCAAAGCGTTGCAAGGCAGAAGTGGTAGGTTTATTGCTGATTCTCATTAAAGGAATGCCAAGCGTTTGTACATGAACTTCTGATGTAGGTTGACAAGTGGAATCCGCAAGCCAGATTTTATCTTTCCCTTTCATCCATAGCTGAAACGGAGAAAAAATCTCTGGATCAATCCCAAATCTTTCACAAAACCATGGGAGATACCGAGGATTTTGAACAAGTTGAGGTTGAAACTCAATAGGGAATTGATTCGTTATTCC
Coding sequences:
- a CDS encoding DUF2584 family protein; this encodes MGMPCEVNSILKLKPSQGYPAKLEMGKRYQAVKEDYRIIPVDVPILLVDENWLAHADIKICKLIWENGVTTVEFEIDRIYQTPFLTKE